GTGCGCCTCGCGGTCCTCGAGATGGGCCAGGGCTTCAGCGTTCTCGCGCCGGCCGCGATGGTAGCGCCAGCCGCCAAAACCGATAGCCACCCCGATCACCAGGAATAGGGTGGCGTTGGTGAAGCTGGCGGCGTCTTCCAGGATATCGCCCCAGCGAAACAGCAGCATTCCGCCAAGGGCGACCCCGGTCGCGACCAGGGCCGGCCCCCCGCCGCCCAGCGCGGCGCTGACGATCACGGACGGCACAAAGATCAGGAAGACGGCCTGGTCCCCGAAAATCGGCTCCAGGGCCAGGCGCAGGGCCAGGGACGCGAGGCTCACGGCGACCGCCAAGGCATATCCCCCCCACGGCGGCGCGTTGCGCTGGGCGGCGGAGTTTGCGGCTTTGGCGGGACCCTTCATGGCCTCAACTGGTAGGCGCCAAGACCGGCCGCGGCAAGGTGCATCGGTACGCGTCGATCGAACGAACTCCGCGAGGCTCAGGCCCCGGTCATCGTCGAGCCGCCACGAGGTTGAGAACGGAGCGCAACAGCGCGTCGGAGATCAACGGCTTTTCGACGATCTCGACGTCGGCCGCCTCGGCCCTGCGGCGCAGGGAGGCCGCAGGGTGGGTCGTGATCAGGAGCGCCGGTGTCGTGACTTCTCCACGGCGGAGGACAGCCAGGAGGTCGAGGCCGGTCATACCCGGGAGATTCTGGTCGAGCACCAGGCATCCGACCCCGGTCACGTCGGCGCGCTCGAGCAGGTCCTCAGCACTGGCGAAGGTCTCCACCGACAGGCCGTCAAGCTGAAGCGCGAACTGCAGGGCCGCGCGAAGCGCTGCATCGTCATCGACCAGCAGAACCCGGGGCAGGTCGCCCCGGGACGCTACGTGCGCCGGGGTCAAGCCGCGACCTTCCAGGCGGGATCCGGCGACTGATGGGCCGGGCTGGGCGCGGTCGCGGTTTGCGGCAACCCCGCGAGCTCGTTGGCGTAGCCGTGGTTCACATCCCGGTGGTGGGCTTCGTCGGCGCGGACCACCAGGACCACGTCACGCAGGGTGGCGGTGTCGGGAAGGTTCCAGTAGCGCAGGGCGATGGCGGGAGCGGGGACGTTTTCCGAACGTCCCTCGTCGATCTCGGCGAGATAGTGGGTGTAGCTGATCACCGCCTCCTCCTCGAAGTAGCCGACGACGCGGTGGGCAGTCTTGGGCGACACGATGTAGAGGGCGAAGAAGAACAGGTAGAAGACCCACTGGGCGGCCACGACCACGAAGCGCTCGAACGCGGTCGGCTTACACACCTCGATGAAGGTCATCAGGTGCATGCGTTCGTTTTCGGCCTCGTCCATCAGCGTCTTGATCCAGCCATGGTCGTCCACCATTCGGCGCAGGCACTTCAGATGGGTGAGCGTCGCTCCGACCATGCCGGGAACCGCGGCCACGGTCTCCAGAACCACGGCGCGGTGGCCGTAGCGTTTGGCGAAGAACGTGTCGGCGCAGAACCGGAGCAGCTTCACGAAACCGTAGGCGACACGGTCGGAGACCCCCGCCGGCGCGTGATGGATCGAGGTGTCTACAAGGGGCGTGCTCATGCTGTTCCTAGGCCTTTGCGCCGAACTAATGACGTATCTGATGGCGGGGAGGTACCGCCACGGGACGTCAGGCGAAACTCGGGAGCGGCCCCTAGGTAAAATCCCGGAGGTCAGGATTGCGCGGGAACCGGCGCCGGCGCGCCGAGCGTCTTCACCACCCGAACGCGGCTGAAATCCCCGTCGGCGGCGCGACGCTCGAAGCCGAACGCGGTGGCCATGGCCAGCATGCGGGCGTTGTCGCGATCGACGTCGCCCCATATTTCCCGGAGCCCTCGCGCCTCCGCATGCTCCAGTAGGGCGTCGAGCAGCAGGCGGCCCAGGCCATGGTCCTGGCGGTCGCTGCGCACCATGAGCGCGAACTCCGCCGTCTCGCCCTCGGGATCGCCCACCAGGCGAGCGACACCGAGGATCAGGCCGTCGGGCGCCTCGGCCACCAGAGCCATCTCCCGGTCATAGTCGATCTGCGAGAGCCGCTCAGGCCAGCCGTGGGGCAGGGTCCGGAGACCGGAGCGGAAGCGCAGCCGGACATCCTCCGGCGCGCTCATCGCCACCATCTGCGCCAGGCCCGGTCCGTCCTGGGGTCGCACCGGTCTCACGATGAGGACCTCGCCGCCCACGGTCAGTTCGCGGCGTAGGTGGTCGGGGTAGGGAAGGATCGCGGTCCGCGCCGGCTTGGCGCCGACCGGCCGCAGTCCCACGCGCGCGTCCAACGCCAGCACCCCTTCGGCGTCGGCGAGCAGGGGGTTGATGTCGAGCTCGGCGATCTCCGGCAGATCGACCACCAGCCGCGATAGCCGCGCCAGCACGTCGGCGATGGCGTCCAGGTTCGCGGGCGCGCGATCGCGATAGCCCGCCAGCAGGCGTGAAATCCGCGTGCGCGCGATCATGTCCTTGGCCAGAACCTCGTCGAGCGGCGGCAGGCCGATTATGCGGTCGGCGACCACCTCCACGGCGATCCCGCCCGCACCGAAGACGATGACCGGCCCGAAGGCGGCGTCCTGGGCCACGCCGGCGAGCAGCTCGAGCGCCTTCGGACGGTGCGCCATGGGCTCGACGACGAAGCCTTGGATGCGCGCCTCGGGTCGGGCCGCCGCGACCCGCGCCAGCATCGCCCGGGCCTCGGCCTCCGTCGCGGCCGGACCTTTAAGGCCGAGGGCGACGCCGCCCACATCGGACTTGTGGCTGATGTCGGGGGACAGAATCTTCAGGGCCACGGGCCCGGCGATGGTCGCCGCGGCGGCGGCGGCGGCGGTGGGGTCCTCGGCCTGCACGCTCTGCAGGACCGGTACGCCGTACGCTTGCAGGATCGCTCGGGCCTCGGGGTCGGTGAGTGCGGTGCGGCCCTCGGCGCGGGCCTGGTCGATGACCGCGCGGGCCGCCGACTGGTCGCACGCCGGCCCCGCCGGCCCCGCCGGCGCGGCCGGCGTGCGCAACAGGGCCTGCTGGTTCTTGCGATGCTCCACCAGCTGCATGAAGGTGCGCACGGCCTCGTCGGGCGTTTCGTGGGCTGGCACGCCGGCTGCGGAGAGCCGTCGGCGGCCTTCCGCCACGGCCGTCTGGCCCAGCCAGGCGCTGAGTACAGGCCGATGCGAGCGGTCGGCGCCCAGGGTCTCGATTACTGCGTCGGCGGCCTCGGTGCTGTCGCCCACGGCGGTGGGACAGTTCATCACCAGGATGGCGTCGGCGGTGGGTTCGGCCAACAAGGCCTCAAGCGCGCGGCCATAGGCCGACGCTCGCGCGTCGCCGAGGATGTCCACCGGGTTGGCGTGCGACCAGTTGGCCGGCGCGGCGGCGTTCAGCGCTTCGAGGGTGGCGGGCGACAGCTCGGCCAGCCGGCCGCCGCGGGCCTCCAGCGCGTCGGCGGCCATGACGCCCGCGCCGCCGCCATTGGTCAGGATCGCGAGCCGGTCCCCCGTCACCTTCAAGCCCGCGCCCAGGGCCGCGACCGCGTCGAAGAGTTCGCGCAGGTCGTCGACGCGAAGCATCCCCGCTCGCCGGAAGGCCGCGTCGTAGACCAGGTCCGATCCCGCCAGCGCGCCGGTATGCGAGAACGCCGCCTTGGCGCCCGAAGCGCTGCGGCCGGCCTTGACGACCACCACCGGCTTGGCGCGGGCGGCGATGCGGCCCGCGGTCATGAACTTCCGGGCGTCGGCCAGGCTCTCGACGTAGAGCAGGATCGCCTTGGTGTCGGGATCGAGCGCGAGATAGTCGAGGAGATCGCCGACATCGACGTCGGCGGCGTCGCCGATGCTCAGGATGTGGGAAAAGCCGATTCCGCGGCCGTGGGCCCAGTCGAGGGCGGCGGCGGCCACCGCGCCGGACTGCGAGATCAAGGCCAGTCCGCCGGCGGCCGGGGTCAGGTGGGCGAAGCTCGCATTGATCCCGACCATCGGCGAGATGAAGCCGAGGCAGTTGGGCCCCACGATCCGCAGGAGATGCGGCCGGGCGGCGTCCAGCATGGCTTGGCGAAGGGAGGCGTCGAGGCCAGCGCTGATCACCACCGCGGCCCGGCACCCGCGCGCGCCAAGTTCGGCGATCAGGCCGGGAACCGTGGGCGCCGGGGTGGCGATGACCGCCAGATCCGGCGTCAGCGGCAGCTCGGCGACGGACCGATAGGCGACGGCCGAGCGGATCGCGGAGGCGTTCAGGGCGACCGGCAGCACCGGCCCGGCGAAGCCGCTTTCCAACAGGTTCCGCGACAGCACCTGGCCCACAGAGCCTGGCGAATTGCTGGCTCCGATCAGAGCGATGACCCCAGGATGGAACAGGGCGTCGAGGTTTCGGGTAGTCATTGCGCCGGCCCGAGGACGGACTAGTGGCTCAGGAGCACGAACCGCTCCGGGGCGTGGATCAGGCCGCGGCTCACACCGCCCAACACCCACTCGCGCATCCGACTGTGGCCGTAGCAACCGGCTACGATAAGGTCGGCCGCCATCGCCTGGGCCTGGATGTTTATCGCGGCGCACGCGCGGTCGTCGGCCTCGACCTCGATCTTGGCGCTGGCCTCCACGCCATGGCGCTTGAGGTGGGCCACCACTTCGGAGGTGTGCATTTCCGCGGCTTCGACCCGGTCCTCCGCGCAGACTTCCATGACCACGACGGCCTCGGCGCGCTTCAGGAACGGCAGGGCGTCAGCGAGCGCGCGCCGCGCTTCGCGGGTGTCCTTCCAGGCCACGAGGATGCGGTCGCCGCGGAAGGTCCGGAGAGTTGGGGGCGCCACGAGGACGGGGCGGCCGGCGCGGATGGCGAGTTCCGCGGTATCGGCCTGTCGCCAGTAGTCGGCGCCCGTCAGGGGCGCGCCGCCCGCCACGATCAGGTCCGCGCCCCGCGCGGTGTCGCACAGGGCCTCCGTCGGCGGCTGATAGAGAGTGCGCCAGTCGGTCCGCAGACTTCCGGCATGCTGGTGAAAGGTCTGTTCGGCTGCCTTCAGATTGTCTTCGAGTTGCTGGCGCAACACGCCCAGCCATTCCATGGCCAGAATGCCGAAGGGGTCTGCAACGGCGGTCGATTGTATGAGTTCGGCGCCCACCCCCATCAGCAGGGCGTCGAAGCGTTCGGCGATGGCGGCCGCGCAGGCCAGGCGCGGCGAGGCCGCGGCATCGGGCTCGGCATGGACGAGTATGCTCGTAAAGGTCACGGATGCCTCCCTGGAGGACCGGCCCGCATCGCGGGCGGCCGGGTCGCGCCTCAGGCGCCGATCTC
This genomic stretch from Phenylobacterium sp. LH3H17 harbors:
- a CDS encoding response regulator transcription factor, translating into MTPAHVASRGDLPRVLLVDDDAALRAALQFALQLDGLSVETFASAEDLLERADVTGVGCLVLDQNLPGMTGLDLLAVLRRGEVTTPALLITTHPAASLRRRAEAADVEIVEKPLISDALLRSVLNLVAARR
- a CDS encoding alternative oxidase, which codes for MSTPLVDTSIHHAPAGVSDRVAYGFVKLLRFCADTFFAKRYGHRAVVLETVAAVPGMVGATLTHLKCLRRMVDDHGWIKTLMDEAENERMHLMTFIEVCKPTAFERFVVVAAQWVFYLFFFALYIVSPKTAHRVVGYFEEEAVISYTHYLAEIDEGRSENVPAPAIALRYWNLPDTATLRDVVLVVRADEAHHRDVNHGYANELAGLPQTATAPSPAHQSPDPAWKVAA
- a CDS encoding bifunctional acetate--CoA ligase family protein/GNAT family N-acetyltransferase — protein: MTTRNLDALFHPGVIALIGASNSPGSVGQVLSRNLLESGFAGPVLPVALNASAIRSAVAYRSVAELPLTPDLAVIATPAPTVPGLIAELGARGCRAAVVISAGLDASLRQAMLDAARPHLLRIVGPNCLGFISPMVGINASFAHLTPAAGGLALISQSGAVAAAALDWAHGRGIGFSHILSIGDAADVDVGDLLDYLALDPDTKAILLYVESLADARKFMTAGRIAARAKPVVVVKAGRSASGAKAAFSHTGALAGSDLVYDAAFRRAGMLRVDDLRELFDAVAALGAGLKVTGDRLAILTNGGGAGVMAADALEARGGRLAELSPATLEALNAAAPANWSHANPVDILGDARASAYGRALEALLAEPTADAILVMNCPTAVGDSTEAADAVIETLGADRSHRPVLSAWLGQTAVAEGRRRLSAAGVPAHETPDEAVRTFMQLVEHRKNQQALLRTPAAPAGPAGPACDQSAARAVIDQARAEGRTALTDPEARAILQAYGVPVLQSVQAEDPTAAAAAAATIAGPVALKILSPDISHKSDVGGVALGLKGPAATEAEARAMLARVAAARPEARIQGFVVEPMAHRPKALELLAGVAQDAAFGPVIVFGAGGIAVEVVADRIIGLPPLDEVLAKDMIARTRISRLLAGYRDRAPANLDAIADVLARLSRLVVDLPEIAELDINPLLADAEGVLALDARVGLRPVGAKPARTAILPYPDHLRRELTVGGEVLIVRPVRPQDGPGLAQMVAMSAPEDVRLRFRSGLRTLPHGWPERLSQIDYDREMALVAEAPDGLILGVARLVGDPEGETAEFALMVRSDRQDHGLGRLLLDALLEHAEARGLREIWGDVDRDNARMLAMATAFGFERRAADGDFSRVRVVKTLGAPAPVPAQS
- a CDS encoding universal stress protein, coding for MTFTSILVHAEPDAAASPRLACAAAIAERFDALLMGVGAELIQSTAVADPFGILAMEWLGVLRQQLEDNLKAAEQTFHQHAGSLRTDWRTLYQPPTEALCDTARGADLIVAGGAPLTGADYWRQADTAELAIRAGRPVLVAPPTLRTFRGDRILVAWKDTREARRALADALPFLKRAEAVVVMEVCAEDRVEAAEMHTSEVVAHLKRHGVEASAKIEVEADDRACAAINIQAQAMAADLIVAGCYGHSRMREWVLGGVSRGLIHAPERFVLLSH